The genomic DNA TTCTGATGTAAAAATTATTAGTCCGATTAAAAAATAAAAAGAGATGAACTTCTCAAATTACTATAAATTCTTTAAATTTACAGTAAAACCCATATTCTATTTTACAAAGTAGGTATTAACTTCAATTTAAATAATAAAAAAAGACCTTACAATTTTAAAATTGTAAGGTCTTTTTTTTCATTAAAGCATTAGTAAACGTGTAGTTGACTCAAAAATACATCAATATAATTAAATAAATTGGTGTCTCTTTTTTATGAATACATTTTATCGCGTAATTCTTTAATTTTTGGGTCAGATAGGTATTCTTCGAAAGTTGTATATCTATCGATTACTCCTTTTGGTGTTAGTTCTATAATTCTGTTAGCAACGGTTTGCGCAAACTCATGATCGTGAGTAGATAATAAAATAGTTCCTTTAAAATTAATTAAAGCATTGTTTAAAGATTGAATAGATTCTAAATCTAAATGGTTTGTTGGTTCATCTAAAATTAAAACATTTCCTCTTTTCATCATCATTCGAGACAACATACAACGTACTTTTTCCCCTCCAGATAGTACATCACTTTTCTTTAAAGCTTCTTCACCAGAAAAAATCATTTTCCCTAAAAAACCACGAATAAAAACTTCTTCGCGTTCTTCTTCAGTTTGTGCATATTGTCTTAACCAATCTACTAGGTTTAATTCTCCATCATTAAAGAAAGTTGAATTATCTAAGGGTAAATAAGATTGTGTGGTTGTAACCCCCCAAGCAAACTCACCAGCGTCTGGTTTATCATTCGCAGTTATTATCTGATAAAAAGCACTAATTGCTCTCGAATTTTTAGAAATAATTGCAATTTTATCTCCTTTATTTAAATTTATATGTACGTCATCAAATAATTTTTCGTCTTCAAAATTCTTAGATAAACCTTCAACATTTAAAATTTGATCTCCTGCTTCTCTATCTCTATCAAAAATAATGGCAGGATAACGTCTACTCGATGGCTTAATATCTTCTACATTTAACTTCTCAATCATTTTCTTACGAGAAGTTGCTTGTTTAGATTTTGCAACATTGGCAGAAAAACGTCTAATAAAATCTTCTAATTCTTTCTTTTTGTCTTCTGCTTTTTTGTTTTGTTGTGCTCTTTGTTTTGCTGCTAACTGGCTAGATTCGTACCAAAAAGTATAATTCCCAGAATAATGATTTATTTTACTAAAGTCGATATCTGAAATATGTGTACAAACAGCATCTAAAAAGTGTCTGTCATGCGAAACAACAATTACTGTATTTTCAAAATTTGCCAAGAAATTTTCTAACCAAGAAATCGTTTCAAAATCTAAATCATTGGTTGGCTCATCCATTATTAAAACATCAGGATTCCCAAAAAGCGCCTGTGCTATTAACACACGTACCTTTTGTTTCCCATCTAAGTCTTTCATTAAAGTATAATGCAAATCTTCTTTAATACCTAAATTAGACAACATAGCAGCTGCGTTAGAGTCTGCATTCCAACCATCCATTTCTTCAAAAACAATTTGTAGCTCTCCTATTTTCTCTGCATTCTCATCGGTATAGTCAGCATATAATGCATCAATTTGTTTTTTAATTTTAAACAAATCTTTGTTTCCCATTACAACCGTTTCTAAAACAGGAAATTCATCAAACGCATAATGATCTTGCGTTAAAACAGACATACGCTTTCCTTTATCTAAGTGAACTTGTCCTGATGTAGGCTCTTGTACCCCTGAAATAATTTTTAGAAATGTAGATTTTCCTGCTCCATTTGCTCCGATAATACCGTAGCAATTTCCGTGAAGAAACTTTGTATTCACTTCATCAAACAAAATACGTTTTCCAAATTGAACAGATAAATTAGAAACTGATAACATAAATAAACTTTTTTTAATTTTGTGCAAAAGTACAAATTCCATTTTTCTTTACAGCCTATAATTTCAATACTTTTATAAGGTATTCTTTTGAAATTAAGCAGATTCTAATATGGTATTTTAACAGTGAATTAACAACTTTACCTATTTCAAATTTCTACATTTGTTGTACACTTTGTGTAATACTATTTATGACAAGAAAAATATATAATTTTATCGCTTTATCTTATCTATTATTATCTTTAATCAGTTGTACGAGCAAAGAAAACTCTAATACTTTTTTTGGAGGGAAGATAATAAACCCTAAAACGAAATTTGTTGTCCTTTATTCTAATGACAAGGTAATTGATACACTTTTGCTAGATAGTAGAAATAAATTTTTAGGCACTTATGATAATTTAGAAGAAGGTTTGTATTATTTTGAGCACGGTAATGAAAATCAGTATCTCTATTTAGAACCAAAAGATAGTTTAATGCTACGTTTAAATACTTGGGATTTTGATGAATCTATAGTCTTTGCTGGCAGAGGAGCTGAAAGAAATAATATTTTAATAGATATTTTTTTAGAAGACGAAAGTGAAAGAAAACTTTTTTATCAATTGAATAGACTTGCTCCAACAGCATATATAAGTAAGATAGATTCCGTTATAGATTCTAGATTAATTACCTATAATGAGTATATAAAGAGGCATCCAAATGAAACTACCAAATACCTAGAAATTCTAAAAACGTCTTTAACATATCCTATTTATTCTAGAGCAGAAAGATACCCTATAAATCATATTTATAGTTCTAGAAAAAGTGATTTTCCGAAAATTAACTCCTCTTTTTATGCATATAGAAAAACAATAGATTACAATAATAATTCTTTAATGTACTATACTCCTTATGCAAGGTATATTACAAATTATCTTTATAATGTAACTTATGCAATGGGTCATAAACCTATGAAAGAAGAATTTTCATCTGAATTCACAGTAGATTTGTTACACACCATTAACACTGAAATAAGTTCTAGAGATTCTAAGAATGCATTTTTAAAAAGAACAGTTTTAGATCATTTTTATAGAAAATCTAGCTGTGATGTTAATGAGAAAGCATTTGATGTCTTTTTCGACTTATCCTCAAACAAAGAAGATCAAATTCTAGTAAAAAACATTTTAGAAGATAATAAAATTATTCTTAAAGGTGACGAGATAAAAGGTTTTACAATTTCAGATTTTACAAATCAAGGTATAAATATTGAAGATTTTACGATTAATAAAAACTCTGTTTTACTATTTTGGAGCAAAGAATATATGTCTACATCTTTTATTGGGTCTAGAATCCCTTTTTTACAAAAAAAATATCCACTTTTAAATTTTGCTATCATAGAAATAGACGGCGACAACACAAATAGAATTAAAAATATCGATATTAAAAATCAATATTTTATCAATTCTAAAACGCTTAAAAATAATTTTCTATCAAGCAAAATGAATCGAACAATTCTCGTGAATAAAAACGGAATTGTAGAAAATGGTTACGCTGCTATTTCTTCTGGAAACATATACAAACAGCTAAAGGAATTGAGTAAAATAAATTAAACACAGTAATGGTTGTTTTTTCGTTATTTTCCTGTACCTTTGCGCGATTTTAATTTTGAGGAAACTCAATAGAAAATCAAGTCGAAATTTATAATTGGGTTTGCAGGTCGGCGTTCTGTGAATCTACAAAAACACAGTAATGTCAACATTTTTAGAATTAGGTTTAAAAGAACCTATCAACAAAGCATTAACAGATTTAGGTTACGAAAAACCAACTGTTATACAAGAAAAAGCAATTCCACAAATTATTTCATCAAAAAGTGATTTAAAAGCATTTGCACAAACAGGTACAGGTAAAACTGCTGCTTTTAGTTTGCCAATATTAGAACTTTTAGATAGTAATAGTGGTAATGTACAAGCTATTATTTTATCACCAACAAGAGAACTTGCAGTTCAAATTGGTAATAACATTAAAGATTTCTGTAAATATTTACCAGATGTTAAAGTAACTACCGTTTATGGTGGTTCTAGTATGGAAGATCAAATTAGATCTTTAAAGAGAGGTTCTCAAATTGTTGTTGGAACTCCTGGTAGAACAGTAGATTTAATTAAAAGAAGAGCCCTAAAATTAGGAAACGTTCAATGGTTAGTCTTAGATGAAGCTGATGAAATGTTAAATATGGGTTTCAAAGATGAATTAGATAAAGTCTTAGAAGCAACACCAGAAACAAAACAAACATTATTGTTTTCTGCAACTTTTCCAAGAGAGGTTGAGTCGATTGCTAGAAACTATATGACAAATCCAGTAGAAATTACTTCTGGTCAAAAAAATCAAGGTTCAGATAATGTAAGTCATGAATATTATTCAGTTACAGAAAGAACTCGTTACCCAGCTTTAAAAAGAATAGCAGATTTAAACCCTGATATTTATGCAATTATCTTTTGTAGAACTCGTAGAGAAACACAAGAAGTTGCAGACAACTTAATTAAAGATGGTTACAGTGCAGATGCTTTGCATGGAGATTTATCTCAAGGGCAAAGAGATTCTGTAATGGGTAAATTTAGAAAGAAAACAATTCAAATCTTAGTTGCTACAGATGTTGCAGCTCGTGGATTAGATGTTACTGAATTAACACACGTTATAAACCATAAATTACCAGATCAGATAGAAAACTACACACATAGAAGTGGTAGAACTGGTAGAGCTGGTAACAAAGGTATCTCTATTGTTTTAGTGAATGGAAAAGAGAAAGGAAAATTACGTCCTATCGAAAAAATCATTCAAAAGAAATTTGTAGAAGCTAAAGTACCTTCTGGAAAAGATATTTGTCAAAATCAATTAATGAGTTTAATTGACAAGGTTGTAAATATTGAAGTTAATGAATCTCAAATAAATGAGTTCTTACCAAGTATTTATGAAAAACTAGAGACTTTAGATAGAGAACAATTAATTCAGAGGTTTGTTTCTTTAGAGTTTAATACAATGTTAGCGTATTATGAAAATGCTAAAGATTTAAACGATTTATCTTCAAGAGATAATTCTAGAGCAAGAACAGAAAACGAAAATATGACTCGTTTTTTCATCAACATTGGTAGAAAAGACAATTTAAACCCAGGAAAATTAATTGGTTTAATTAACGAACAAAATATTGGTGATAAAGTTGAAATTGGATCTATAGATATTTTAGATACTTTTTCTTTCTTTGAAATCGATAAAAACTTCGAAGACAAAACATTAGAGGCTTTTTCTTCTAATCAACCAGATTTTGATGGAAGATCTGTTAATATAGAAATTACTAAAAAAGAACGTTCTGGTGGTGGAAGAAGAGGTGGTAAAAAACCTTTTGCTAAAAAAGAAGGTGGTGGTTTCGGAAGACGTAGAGAAGGTGGTTCATCATCTTCTTCTAGAAGAAGCGATTCTGGAAGCAGAGGAGGTTCTTCTGATAGACGTTCTTCTGATAGACCAGATAGAAGTTCTGGTGGTGGAGAGAGAAAATCTTCTGGCGGTTTCGGTAGAAAACGTAGAGATAGTTAAAAATACATTCTAGAAAAATATGAACCTCATAAGCCTTAAAAAGTTTATGAGGTTTTTTTATGAAGAAAATTGACTTTAATAATTGATAATTTACATAAAAATAGCTATTAAAATAAAAACGATAATCTGTGTCCATTTTAGATAATATCCTATTTTGTTATTCTCCTTTATAGTCTCAGAAATTGAACCTGCAAGTATTGCTATCATTGAAAAAACGATAAATGAAATAAACATAAATACAAATCCTAAAACATAAAACTGAAATACCGTATTTAAAGTTTCACTAAAAAGAAACCCAGGAAAAAAGGCTAAGAAAAATATAGATACTTTCGGATTTAAAACATTCATTATAAATCCTTGTTTAAATAATTGTTTTGTGGTTTTCTTAGGTGTGTTTTCTTCCGACAAAGAAATGCTAGCATCCGACTTGTATACTTTGTAAGCTAAATATAATAGATAGAATGCTCCAAAAATTTTAATAACAGTAAATAGGTTTTCAGATTCTTTTATAATTGCTGAAACACCAAAAGCTAGTAATGTTGTGTGTATTAAGCAGCCAGAAATTAAACCAAAAACCGTAGCTAAACCATATTTCTTACCATTTACAATACTTTGTGTTAAAACAAAAATATTGTCTGGTCCTGGCGAGATTGCTAAAATTAATGTTGCAAATGCAAAAGATAAAAGTGTTTCTATCATTAAAGTAAAAATACACTTTTTGTAATTGTTATAAAAAAAAGAAAACTAAGAAATATTGAAAAAAATATTTTTTAATTGCGTTTAAAGTGATATCAAAAATTTAACCTAAAGAGAACTATTAAGAATTGCTTTATTGATTTCCTTTATCAAACTTGGTCCTTCATAAATAAAACCCGTATAAATCTGTACCAAATCTGCACCAGCTTCAATTTTAGCTAAAGCGTCTTCTGCAGAATGAATACCCCCTACACCAATAATTGGAAACGATTTATTAGAAGTGTCTGCTAGATACTGAATCACTTTTGTACTTTGCTCTAATATTGGTTGCCCACTTACGCCTCCATTTCCTATTTCCTCTAGACGTTCTTTTGAAGCTTTTAAATTATCTCTTGTAGTTGATGTATTAGAAGCAATAACACCATCGATTTTTGTTTCTGCAACCAATTCTATAATTTCGTCTAACTGAGCATTATTTAAATCTGGAGCAATTTTTAATAAAATTGGTTTTTTAATTTTAAACTGATTATTTTCTTTCTGGCATTCAGTAATCAATTCAACTAAATACTCTTTGTCATTTAATTTTGCGTGACTACCAACATTAGGGCAGCTAACATTCAATACAAAATAATCTACAAAAGGGTGTAATTCTTTAAAAACTGCTAAATAATCTTGCGTATAATCTGCTGGTGCTGTGTCTGTATTCTTACCAATATTACCACCAATAATTACTTTATGCTTGTTCTTTTTTAAGTTTTTAATAGCCTCTTCTACTCCATCGTTATTAAAACCCATTCGATTAATAATTCCTTGATCATCTTTTAAACGAAACAATCTTTTCTTAGGGTTGCCTATTTGCCCTTTTGGTGTAACAGTTCCTATTTCTATAAATCCGAAGCCAAAATTGGCTAATTCATTATATAAAACTGCATTTTTATCGAAACCAGCAGCTAAACCAACAGGGTTTGTAAAAGTTAACCCAAATAAAGTACGTTCTAACCTTTTATCATTTACTTGATATAAATTTCTAAAAATAGAAGCTCCAAAAGGAATTTTACATAAGATTCTAATCAAAGAAAAAGTAAAATAGTGAACCTTTTCTGGATCAAATAAAAATAAAATAGGACGGATTATAAGTTTATACATAATTACAGTTTGTTAGGTCTAGCACAGTCTAAACCAAAAATATTTTTGTAATCATCTCTCGTCTGCGTTCGAGGAAACTTTATTAGTTATAAAAAAAGCCCCAAATAAATGGAGCTTTTAAATTATCTTAAAACAGCATCTAAATTTTTCTCAAATGTTTGCTGTAATTTTTGCATTATTTTATCAATTTGTTTGTCTGCTAATGTTTTAGTTTCATCTTGAATTAAAAAACTAACTGCATATGATTTCTTACCTTCTGGCAACTTATCGCCTTCATAAACATCAAATAAATCGACTTCTTTTAACAAGATTTTCTCTGATTGAAAAGCTAAATTATAAATTTCTTTAAATTCAGTTTTTTTATCTAATAACAACGCTAAATCTCTTTTTACAGCTGGAAATTTAGACAAAGCAACCACTTTTATATTTTTATTCCCTGTCAATTTTAAAATAGTATCCCAATTAAAATCAGCAAATAAGACCTCTTGTTTTATACCAAATTCTTTTAGTAAACTTCTTTTTACAACTCCGAATTCTACCAATTTCATTTTACCTAAACTCAAGGTAATTCCTTCAGAAAAAACATCTTGTTTTGTTGGCGTCGTTTTTAATTTATCTATTCCTAATCTGCTTAAAACATTTGTAATAATTCCTTTTAAATAAAAGAAATCTGAAGTTTTACTTTCATTTTTCCAATTATCACTTGTTCTATTTCCCGTTACAAATAAAGTTAAATGCTTATCTTCTTGGTATTTTTCATTGTATTTATGATAGGTTTTACCAAACTCATAAAATTTTAATGAATTATTTTTTCTGTTAATATTGTAAGAAACAGATTCTAAACCACTAAATAACAAAGATTGGCGCATTACTTTTAAATCGTTACTTAACGGATTTAACATTGCTACATTCGCTTCTTCGTTAATATTTTCAGACAATGTTGCATATTCTGGCTTGGTTAATGAATTTGCCATGGTTTCATTAAAACCTAAGGCCGACAATTGGTTTGCAACAATGTTTTCAATCTTCGTTTCTTTATTGGAGTCAAAAGAAATTGACGTGTTTAATTTATGAGAAAACTCAATATTATTATATCCGTAAACCCTTAATATTTCTTCAATTATATCTGCTTCACGTTGAACATCTGTTCTATAGGAAGGTATTGTTAGACCTAAACCTCCTGCTGTTTCGCTATTTATTTTAATTTCTAAAGAAGCTAGAATTTTCTTAATAGTATCTTTCGGAATCTCTTGACCTATTAATCGATATGAATTCTCATAAGAAAGAAAAACTTGATAATCTTCAATTCTTTCTGGATAAAAATCAGAAATATCAGACCCCATTTTCCCCCCAGCATATTCTTCTATTAGTAAAGCAGCACGTTTTAAAGCATACTCTGTTAAATTAATATCAATTCCACGTTCAAAACGGAAAGAAGCATCTGTATTTAAGGCATGTCTTTTTGCTGTTTTTCTAACAGAAACGGGGTTAAAATAAGCGCTTTCTAAGAAAATTGATGACGTATGTTCTGTAACTCCAGATTTACTTCCTCCAAAAACTCCCGCAATACAAAGCGGATTAGAGTCTGCATCGCAAATCATAATATCTTCTGAAGATAATTCTCTTTCAACAGCGTCTAAAGTAGTAAACTTTGTACCTTCTTCTAACGTTTTAACAAGAATCTTATTCCCTTTAATTTTCTGAGCATCGAAGGCGTGCAATGGCTGCCCAAGTTCATGTAAAACATAATTAGTAATGTCTACAATGTTATTTTTTGGAGTTATACCAATTGCCTTCAGTCTGTTTTGAATCCATTCTGGTGAATCTTTTACAGTAACATCTGTAATAGTAATTCCGCAATATCTTGGTGCTTGTTCTTTACTTTCTACTTCAACGTCAAAACGTAACGTTCTTTCATCTACATGAAAATTGCTCACAGAAGGAGAGATTAACTCTAAATTAATGTCTTGTTGCATTAAACCTGCACGTAAATCTCTAGCAACACCAAAATGGCTCATTGCATCCGATCTATTTGGTGTTAGTCCAATTTCAAAAATCTCATCCATTTCTATGTTGAAAACTTCTGCTGCAGATGTACCAACTATTAAATCTTCATCTAGAACCATTATACCGTCATGACCAGAACCTAAACCTAATTCGTCTTCGGCACAAATCATCCCATAGCTTTCTTCTCCTCTAATTTTTCCTTTCTTAATTTTAAAACCTTCACCTTTATCATCATATAAAGTAGTACCAATCGTTGCAACCGGTACTTTCTGACCTGCAGCTACATTTGGTGCTCCACATACAATCTGTACAGGCTCTCCAGATCCTAAATCTACAGTTGTAACCTTAAGTCTATCTGCATTTGGGTGTTGTATGCAGGTTAAAACTTTACCAACAACAATCCCTTTTAAGCTTCCTTTAATAGATTCTTTAGTTTCAATACCTTCTACCTCTAAACCTAAATCAGTTAATAATTCACCTGTTTTTACAGCATCCCAATCTGTTTGTAAAAATTGTTTTAACCAATTGTATGAAATTTTCATATACTTTTTTTGATGTTTTCAGCTACAAATTTACTGCTTTTTATGGTTTTTCAAGTCCCTTTTTTGCTTAAAAGCACAAGTTTATTTGCAAAAAATTAAGAAAACTTATAATCTTAAGATATAGAAAATATTTCTTCAACTCTTATTTATATAATCATCTGTTTTTCATATAGTAAAAAAGTAATTACTCCTTTTTACTGTATATAAAAAAAGCTCAAAAACTTTCTAAATCTTTTAATCAGTGAAAATTAAATATCTTTGCAAAATAAATACGAATAATGTTAAAAAAAATACCCAATTACATTCAATACATTTTTACAAATGTTCTCTTACTTTTTCTTTATATCTTTTCTTTTAGAGTTCTTTTTTACTATTTATTTGCACAATTAGAAAGTGTTTCTTCATTAGAAATACAAAAGGGCTTTTGGTTAGGTTCTCGTTTTGATTTTAAGTTAGCTGTAATTAGTTTTTTTCCATTAGCAATATTGGTTTTAATAACAAATTACAATTTTTTAAAACGAAAAATATATCAAAAGATAGCTACTACTTATCTAATTTTAGCATACTTAGTTCTTACATTGTTCTTTTTATTTGATTTTGGATATTATGATTATCTAAGTATTCGTTTAGATGCTTCTTCGCTTCGTTTTTTAAGTAATTTAAAAATATCTAGTCAGGTTTTAGTAGAAAGTTATCCAATATATAAAGGCTTTTTTGGTTTGCTTATTTTGTGCTTTATCATTTACAAACTGACTAACTTTATATATTCTTCCTTTAAAAATCAGAATACATTCTTCTCTAAAAAAGTTAAATCCTTATACTTTATTAGTACTATTTTATTGCTTTCATTCGGAATTTATAATAGTCTAACCCATTATCCGTTGCGTTGGAGTGAAGCCTTCTTCTCTAAAAAAAATGCTGTGAATCAGTTTACTCTAAACCCTGTTTTATATTTCTTTGACAGTTTTGCTTATAGAAGTGAGGGTGTAGATATGGCCGAATTCAAGAAATATTACCCCGTTATTGCAAAACATTTAAATTTATCTAAAGACAAAATTTCATTTGAAAGAAAAGTAATTTTTGATTCAACATATACTAAAAAACCAAATGTTGTAATTGTTATGATGGAATCTGTGGGAGTTAAACCTATGAGTTATTACGGAAATGCTATAAAAAGTACGCCTGTTTTAGATTCTTTAATTGACAAAAGCGTAAGTTTTTCTAACTTTTATGTTCATAAATCTGGTACAGCAGCAAGTGTTTTTGCAAGTGTTACAGGTTTACCAGATATTGAAAATATTAGAACAGCTTCTAGAAATCCATTAATACAAGACCAACGCATTTTGTTTGACCAGTTTACAGATTATGAAAAACTATACTTTTTAGGGGGAAGTGCAAATTGGGCAAATATTAGAAGTGTTTTTCAATCGAATATAAAGGGGTTAAATATTTTTGAAGAAGGAAGCTACGAAACGGAAAACAGAGCAGATGTTTGGGGAATAGATGATTACGAACTCTTTAAAGAAACGAATAAAGAATTAGAAAAATTAGCAAAAAAAGAGAAGCCTTTTGTAGCTTATATTCAAACAGCTTCTAATCACATGCCATTTACTGTTCCAGATGAAAAAGAGAGTTACAAACCTTTAAAAGAGAATGAAATTTCTTCTGAATTACTAGAAAAAAGTGGTTTTAAATCTGTTGCACAATTAAATGCTTTACGATATTTAGATTTTAACATTGGTCGATTTTTAGAAAGAGCTAAGGAATCTGGTTATTATGAAAACACCATTTTTGCATTTTTTGGAGATCACAACACCGCTATGAAAAAAACAGAATTATACACAAAAGAATACGATTTAAATATTCAATTACAACATGTTCCCTTTTTAATTCATGCTCCAAAATTTGTAGCCCCAAAAATACTTCATAAAAACGGAAAATTAATTGATCTTTTTCCTACAGTTATTAGTTTAGCCAAAATTAATCACACAAATTATACTTTAGGAAACGATTTATTAGATGTAAACTATACAAATTCAGTTTCATTTGTCTACTTAGGAATTAACGGAGAACCTGCTGTTGGTTTATTAAAAGACAGTTTGTACTATTCTAAAACCAATGTTACAAAAACTATTGGTCTGTATAATTTAAATGAAAAAGATTTGATTG from Polaribacter sp. ALD11 includes the following:
- a CDS encoding ABC-F family ATP-binding cassette domain-containing protein; protein product: MLSVSNLSVQFGKRILFDEVNTKFLHGNCYGIIGANGAGKSTFLKIISGVQEPTSGQVHLDKGKRMSVLTQDHYAFDEFPVLETVVMGNKDLFKIKKQIDALYADYTDENAEKIGELQIVFEEMDGWNADSNAAAMLSNLGIKEDLHYTLMKDLDGKQKVRVLIAQALFGNPDVLIMDEPTNDLDFETISWLENFLANFENTVIVVSHDRHFLDAVCTHISDIDFSKINHYSGNYTFWYESSQLAAKQRAQQNKKAEDKKKELEDFIRRFSANVAKSKQATSRKKMIEKLNVEDIKPSSRRYPAIIFDRDREAGDQILNVEGLSKNFEDEKLFDDVHINLNKGDKIAIISKNSRAISAFYQIITANDKPDAGEFAWGVTTTQSYLPLDNSTFFNDGELNLVDWLRQYAQTEEEREEVFIRGFLGKMIFSGEEALKKSDVLSGGEKVRCMLSRMMMKRGNVLILDEPTNHLDLESIQSLNNALINFKGTILLSTHDHEFAQTVANRIIELTPKGVIDRYTTFEEYLSDPKIKELRDKMYS
- a CDS encoding DEAD/DEAH box helicase — protein: MSTFLELGLKEPINKALTDLGYEKPTVIQEKAIPQIISSKSDLKAFAQTGTGKTAAFSLPILELLDSNSGNVQAIILSPTRELAVQIGNNIKDFCKYLPDVKVTTVYGGSSMEDQIRSLKRGSQIVVGTPGRTVDLIKRRALKLGNVQWLVLDEADEMLNMGFKDELDKVLEATPETKQTLLFSATFPREVESIARNYMTNPVEITSGQKNQGSDNVSHEYYSVTERTRYPALKRIADLNPDIYAIIFCRTRRETQEVADNLIKDGYSADALHGDLSQGQRDSVMGKFRKKTIQILVATDVAARGLDVTELTHVINHKLPDQIENYTHRSGRTGRAGNKGISIVLVNGKEKGKLRPIEKIIQKKFVEAKVPSGKDICQNQLMSLIDKVVNIEVNESQINEFLPSIYEKLETLDREQLIQRFVSLEFNTMLAYYENAKDLNDLSSRDNSRARTENENMTRFFINIGRKDNLNPGKLIGLINEQNIGDKVEIGSIDILDTFSFFEIDKNFEDKTLEAFSSNQPDFDGRSVNIEITKKERSGGGRRGGKKPFAKKEGGGFGRRREGGSSSSSRRSDSGSRGGSSDRRSSDRPDRSSGGGERKSSGGFGRKRRDS
- a CDS encoding LysE family translocator; the protein is MIETLLSFAFATLILAISPGPDNIFVLTQSIVNGKKYGLATVFGLISGCLIHTTLLAFGVSAIIKESENLFTVIKIFGAFYLLYLAYKVYKSDASISLSEENTPKKTTKQLFKQGFIMNVLNPKVSIFFLAFFPGFLFSETLNTVFQFYVLGFVFMFISFIVFSMIAILAGSISETIKENNKIGYYLKWTQIIVFILIAIFM
- a CDS encoding quinone-dependent dihydroorotate dehydrogenase, with protein sequence MYKLIIRPILFLFDPEKVHYFTFSLIRILCKIPFGASIFRNLYQVNDKRLERTLFGLTFTNPVGLAAGFDKNAVLYNELANFGFGFIEIGTVTPKGQIGNPKKRLFRLKDDQGIINRMGFNNDGVEEAIKNLKKNKHKVIIGGNIGKNTDTAPADYTQDYLAVFKELHPFVDYFVLNVSCPNVGSHAKLNDKEYLVELITECQKENNQFKIKKPILLKIAPDLNNAQLDEIIELVAETKIDGVIASNTSTTRDNLKASKERLEEIGNGGVSGQPILEQSTKVIQYLADTSNKSFPIIGVGGIHSAEDALAKIEAGADLVQIYTGFIYEGPSLIKEINKAILNSSL
- the pheT gene encoding phenylalanine--tRNA ligase subunit beta, giving the protein MKISYNWLKQFLQTDWDAVKTGELLTDLGLEVEGIETKESIKGSLKGIVVGKVLTCIQHPNADRLKVTTVDLGSGEPVQIVCGAPNVAAGQKVPVATIGTTLYDDKGEGFKIKKGKIRGEESYGMICAEDELGLGSGHDGIMVLDEDLIVGTSAAEVFNIEMDEIFEIGLTPNRSDAMSHFGVARDLRAGLMQQDINLELISPSVSNFHVDERTLRFDVEVESKEQAPRYCGITITDVTVKDSPEWIQNRLKAIGITPKNNIVDITNYVLHELGQPLHAFDAQKIKGNKILVKTLEEGTKFTTLDAVERELSSEDIMICDADSNPLCIAGVFGGSKSGVTEHTSSIFLESAYFNPVSVRKTAKRHALNTDASFRFERGIDINLTEYALKRAALLIEEYAGGKMGSDISDFYPERIEDYQVFLSYENSYRLIGQEIPKDTIKKILASLEIKINSETAGGLGLTIPSYRTDVQREADIIEEILRVYGYNNIEFSHKLNTSISFDSNKETKIENIVANQLSALGFNETMANSLTKPEYATLSENINEEANVAMLNPLSNDLKVMRQSLLFSGLESVSYNINRKNNSLKFYEFGKTYHKYNEKYQEDKHLTLFVTGNRTSDNWKNESKTSDFFYLKGIITNVLSRLGIDKLKTTPTKQDVFSEGITLSLGKMKLVEFGVVKRSLLKEFGIKQEVLFADFNWDTILKLTGNKNIKVVALSKFPAVKRDLALLLDKKTEFKEIYNLAFQSEKILLKEVDLFDVYEGDKLPEGKKSYAVSFLIQDETKTLADKQIDKIMQKLQQTFEKNLDAVLR
- a CDS encoding LTA synthase family protein, which produces MLKKIPNYIQYIFTNVLLLFLYIFSFRVLFYYLFAQLESVSSLEIQKGFWLGSRFDFKLAVISFFPLAILVLITNYNFLKRKIYQKIATTYLILAYLVLTLFFLFDFGYYDYLSIRLDASSLRFLSNLKISSQVLVESYPIYKGFFGLLILCFIIYKLTNFIYSSFKNQNTFFSKKVKSLYFISTILLLSFGIYNSLTHYPLRWSEAFFSKKNAVNQFTLNPVLYFFDSFAYRSEGVDMAEFKKYYPVIAKHLNLSKDKISFERKVIFDSTYTKKPNVVIVMMESVGVKPMSYYGNAIKSTPVLDSLIDKSVSFSNFYVHKSGTAASVFASVTGLPDIENIRTASRNPLIQDQRILFDQFTDYEKLYFLGGSANWANIRSVFQSNIKGLNIFEEGSYETENRADVWGIDDYELFKETNKELEKLAKKEKPFVAYIQTASNHMPFTVPDEKESYKPLKENEISSELLEKSGFKSVAQLNALRYLDFNIGRFLERAKESGYYENTIFAFFGDHNTAMKKTELYTKEYDLNIQLQHVPFLIHAPKFVAPKILHKNGKLIDLFPTVISLAKINHTNYTLGNDLLDVNYTNSVSFVYLGINGEPAVGLLKDSLYYSKTNVTKTIGLYNLNEKDLIDLKAKYPIRAKEMDSLLEGYYHATKYLYFNNKKSVK